From the Cervus elaphus chromosome 20, mCerEla1.1, whole genome shotgun sequence genome, one window contains:
- the LOC122677829 gene encoding endogenous retrovirus group K member 7 Env polyprotein-like translates to MRLLLYILLLMTHIPFGIGRQTPTGTPERKAADNLQPEFGILAVPWCTRPRYGSCWPLSEQMGPFCRPGGKTKGVRSWRALWWNETWRYPRACVPCPFMILVGSVTLSKNASLYHAHCFNCTLTNCIRGMKNNFGALIVKQPPFVMMPVNLTEPWYEESGLELWNKMRTALARPRRGIGLIILGIVTLVTLIASAVTASVSLAQSVHTASIVDDLAKNTSKALGIQEDIDRKLEDRLNVLYDAVRFWGEEVQGLKLRTKIRCHANYRWICVTPKIYNNTETPWNKIKLHLDGIWHNENISLDLLQLHQEILDIENAPRASRDLAKNAEEFVNSLFSNFPSITSLWHLFSGVVAALLVLALFVCIAPCIIKKFVKELWDIKAVLHSNYLRQKNQAFPLIK, encoded by the coding sequence ATGAGACTGCTACTGTATATTCTATTACTAATGACACACATTCCCTTTGGGATTGGTCGCCAGACTCCAACAGGGACCCCGGAAAGGAAGGCAGCAGACAATTTGCAGCCAGAATTTGGAATCTTGGCGGTACCATGGTGTACCAGACCGAGATATGGAAGCTGTTGGCCGCTTTCGGAACAGATGGGTCCCTTTTGCAGACCCGGAGGGAAGACCAAAGGAGTACGATCCTGGAGAGCACTTTGGTGGAATGAGACTTGGAGATATCCTCGGGCCTGTGTACCCTGTCCCTTTATGATCCTTGTTGGCTCTGTGACTCTTTCTAAAAATGCTAGCCTATATCATGCTCATTGTTTTAATTGTACCCTGACTAATTGTATAAgaggtatgaaaaataattttggggCTCTGATAGTCAAACAACCGCCCTTCGTCATGATGCCTGTGAACCTCACTGAACCTTGGTATGAGGAGTCAGGGCTTGAGCTGTGGAATAAGATGCGTACAGCCCTTGCTAGGCCACGAAGGGGGATAGGATTAATAATTCTAGGAATAGTAACGCTTGTAACTTTAATTGCTTCTGCTGTTACTGCTTCTGTATCTTTAGCTCAATCTGTGCATACTGCTAGCATTGTAGACGATTTAGCAAAAAATACTTCTAAAGCTTTAGGAATTCAAGAAGATATAGATAGAAAGTTGGAGGATAGACTAAACGTGCTTTATGATGCAGTAAGATTTTGGGGGGAGGAGGTGCAAGGGTTAAAGCTAAGAACCAAAATTAGATGTCATGCTAACTATCGTTGGATTTGTGTTACGCCAAAAATTTATAATAATACCGAGACCCCTTGGAATAAGATAAAATTACATTTAGATGGTATTTggcataatgaaaacatttccttgGATCTATTACAACTTCATCAGGAAATTCTTGATATAGAAAATGCTCCTCGGGCTAGTAGGGATTTGGCAAAAAATGCTGAAGAGTTTGTTAacagtttgttttccaattttcccTCGATAACCTCACTTTGGCATCTTTTTTCGGGGGTCGTGGCCGCACTTCTGGTATTAGCGCTTTTTGTGTGCATTGCTCCTTGTATCATAAAGAAATTTGTCAAAGAGCTGTGGGACATCAAGGCTGTCCTACACAGTAATTACTTACGCCAAAAAAATCAGGCATTTCCTCTTATTAAATAA
- the LOC122678229 gene encoding LOW QUALITY PROTEIN: uncharacterized protein LOC122678229 (The sequence of the model RefSeq protein was modified relative to this genomic sequence to represent the inferred CDS: deleted 2 bases in 2 codons; substituted 3 bases at 3 genomic stop codons), with amino-acid sequence MNTRNRRAASPRGPANSTSAAILPLRALGPPDADGNQPLQYWPFSTSDLYNWRTQNAPFSERPKELINLLETVLFTHQPTRDDCQQLLQILFTTEERERIQLEAQKLVPGDNGQPTANPATINSSFPLSRPQWDYNMAEGKERLRVYRQALLGGLKAAARRPTNLAKVGNVQQGREESPAAFLERLIDAFCQYTPMDPEAEDTRSALMMHFINQSAPDIRKKLQKIDRLGERSIQDLMAVAEKVYNNRETPEEKQTRAADRQTRNMARILLAATSAQPNEQEKRLRQLAEGKPKPNLQGKPKLGRNQCAYCKKEGHWVKDCPKKFKQGTNVLALGDLSDXGRRGPEPLPEPRVTLKVEGTPIEFLVDTGAEHSVLLDPRGKLYSKTSWVQGATGMNKYSWTTRRNLDLSTGRVSHSFMVIPDCPYPLLGRDFLTKIGAQIHFSPEGVNVMDPAGRPVQVLTMQIEDEYRLHQGPSEVAPEADMHQWLNEYPQAWAETGGLGLAKHRPPIYIELKPGAEAVRVKQYQMPQEAQRGIRPNIRRLLAQGILRPCQSNWNTPLLPVRKPGSNDYRPVQDLRQVNQRVMDIHPTVPNPYTLLSSLNPNHQWYTVLDLKDAFFSLPLAPKSQNIFAFEWSDPEEGIHGQLTWTRLPQGFKNSPTIFDEALHEDLGEYRIQHPRVTLLQXVDYLLLATESQQTCLEATRDLLYTLGELGYRASAKKAQIGRQEVHYLGYLLKEGQRWPSKARKETVLKIPKPQSQRRIREFLGSAGFCRLWIPGFAEMAKPLYQATKETIPFAXTEEMDKAFQDIKAALLSAPALGLPDVTKPFLLYVDENRGVAKGVLLQKLGPWERPVAYLSKKLDPVASGWPPCLRMVAAVALLVKDAGKLTLGQELQITNPHAIEGILRQPPDRWISNARLTHYQGLLPNPTKIIFQPPTTLNPASLLLDPDVDAPLHDCADILAQVCGIRADLKDVPLLDAELTWYADGSSFVQNGQRDKKKMQDLVRTAKIVIKDYQAKTENCLGL; translated from the exons ATGAACACCCGAAATCGTAGGGCCGCCTCCCCCAGGGGGCCTGCCAACTCTACTTCAGCAGCTATTCTTCCTCTCAGGGCTCTGGGTCCCCCTGATGCTGATGGAAATCAGCCCCTTCAATATTGGCCCTTTTCTACTAGTGATTTATACAATTGGAGGACCCAGAATGCCCCATTTTCAGAGAGACCTAAAGAGCTTATTAATTTGTTAGAAACTGTTCTGTTTACTCATCAACCTACGCGGGACGATTGTCAGCAGCTACTCCAGATATTATTCaccacagaagaaagagaaaggatccAGCTAGAGGCGCAGAAACTGGTGCCAGGAGATAATGGGCAACCCACGGCTAACCCTGCGACGATTAACTCTTCCTTCCCTTTGTCTAGGCCACAGTGGGACTATAACATGGCGGAAGGTAAGGAGCGGCTCCGGGTCTACCGCCAGGCTCTGTTGGGGGGTCTCAAAGCGGCCGCTCGCAGGCCCACTAATTTGGCTAAGGTAGGTAATGTACagcaagggagagaagagagtcCTGCGGCGTTCCTGGAGAGGCTGATTGACGCATTCTGTCAGTACACTCCCATGGACCCTGAGGCGGAGGATACTAGGTCAGCCTTAATGATGCATTTTATTAATCAGTCAGCCCCAGATAtaaggaagaagttacagaagatagATAGATTAGGTGAAAGATCTATTCAAGATCTGATGGCAGTAGCAGAGAAAGTTTATAATAACCGAGAGACACCTGAAGAGAAGCAGACTAGAGCCGCCGACCGGCAGACCCGAAATATGGCTCGCATTCTCCTGGCCGCCACCAGCGCCCAGCCGAATGAACAAGAGAAGAGACTGAGACAACTGGCAGAAGGTAAGCCGAAACCTAACCTCCAGGGAAAACCAAAGTTAGGACGGAACCAGTGTGCATATTGTAAAAAAGAAGGACATTGGGTTAAGGATTGCCCTAAAAAGTTCAAACAAGGAACCAACGTTTTGGCTCTGGGGGACCTGAGCGACTAGGGGAGACGGGGCCCGGAACCCCTCCCTGAGCCCAGGGTAACCTTAAAAGTGGAGGGGACCCCAATTGAGTTTTTAGTGGACACTGGGGCCGAACATTCTGTCCTGCTTGACCCACGGGGAAAACTCTATTCAAAGACTTCATGGGTGCAGGGGGCCACTGGTATGAATAAATACTCATGGACTACCCGAAGAAACCTAGATCTGAGCACAGGCCGGGTATCCCACTCTTTCATGGTCATACCAGACTGCCCCTACCCACTGCTTGGCCGAGACTTTCTAACCAAAATAGGAGCCCAGATCCATTTCTCACCTGAGGGGGTGAATGTTATGGACCCGGCCGGTAGGCCGGTACAAGTTCTAACCATGCAAATAGAAGATGAGTACAGATTACACCAAGGCCCCTCCGAAGTAGCCCCTGAGGCTGATATGCATCAGTGGCTTAATGAATACCCACAAGCCTGGGCAGAAACTGGAGGTCTAGGCTTAGCCAAACATCGGCCCCCAATCTATATTGAATTAAAACCAGGAGCAGAGGCCGTCAGAGTCAAGCAATATCAGATGCCACAAGAGGCTCAAAGGGGTATTCGCCCT AACATACGCAGGCTGTTGGCTCAGGGCATCTTACGCCCATGCCAATCCAATTGGAATACCCCGCTTCTCCCAGTCAGAAAGCCGGGGTCCAATGACTACAGGCCAGTGCAGGATTTGAGACAAGTTAACCAACGGGTGATGGACATCCACCCCACAGTACCAAACCCCTATACTCTTTTGAGCTCCTTGAACCCCAATCACCAGTGGTATACAGTACTggacttaaaagatgct ttttttaGCCTCCCCCTGGCACCCAAAAGCCAGAATATTTTCGCCTTCGAATGGTCAGATCCAGAGGAAGGCATTCATGGGCAACTAACTTGGACGAGACTACCACAAGGATTCAAGAACTCGCCCACGATCTTCGATGAAGCATTACATGAGGACCTGGGTGAGTACCGTATCCAACACCCACGGGTTACCTTGCTACAGTAGGTGGACTACCTTTTGTTGGCCACAGAATCCCAACAAACCTGTCTGGAGGCAACCAGAGACTTGCTGTATACTTTAGGTGAGCTGGGATATCGGGCCTCTGCAAAGAAAGCACAAATTGGCAGACAAGAGGTTCATTACCTGGGATACCTATTAAAAGAAGGACAGCGGTGGCCGTCCAAAGCTAGAAAAGAGACTGTGTTAAAGATCCCTAAGCCCCAGAGTCAACGCAGAATTAGAGAATTTCTGGGGTCTGCTGGATTCTGTAGATTATGGATCCCAGGTTTTGCTGAAATGGCAAAACCACTATACCAGGCAACAAAAGAGACTATACCATTTGCCTGAACAGAGGAAATGGATAAAGCCTTCCAGGACATTAAGGCAGCCCTCCTGTCAGCCCCTGCCCTAGGTCTACCTGACGTCACTAAGCCCTTCCTTCTCTATGTAGATGAGAACAGAGGGGTAGCCAAAGGGGTGTTACTCCAGAAACTGGGACCTTGGGAAAGACCAGTGGCATATCTTTCAAAAAAACTGGACCCAGTGGCTAGTGGATGGCCCCCCTGCTTGCGTATGGTGGCTGCAGTGGCCTTGTTAGTAAAAGACGCTGGCAAATTAACCCTGGGACAAGAACTGCAAATAACAAACCCTCATGCCATAGAGGGTATATTGAGACAGCCTCCAGATCGATGGATCAGTAACGCTAGACTGACCCATTACCAGGGACTACTACCAAATCCTACCAAGATCATTTTTCAGCCGCCAACTACTTTGAACCCAGCCTCACTCCTGCTGGATCCAGACGTGGACGCTCCACTACATGACTGTGCTGACATCCTGGCTCAAGTATGTGGGATCCGGGCTGATCTGAAAGACGTCCCCCTTCTGGATGCTGAACTGACTTGGTACGCGGATGGGAGCAGCTTCGTACAAAATGGAcaaagggacaaaaaaaaaatgcaggaccTCGTCAGAACTGCAAAGATTGTCATCAAAGACTACCAGGCGAAAACAGAAAATTGCCTCGGACTGTAA